Genomic window (Lewinellaceae bacterium):
CCCGACGAATGGAAAACAGCCAACAAACTGGACCCCAACGAGAAGCAAGCCAACGGCAACGACCTGAGCACCGCCTACGATAATGTGGAGGTGTACATCAACAGCCTGGTGAAGGAGATTGTGGAGAGGCAGAGGTGAGGGACTGTTCAAAGTTCTGTGTCCGAAGTTCAATGTAACCCATGTCACTACACGCAAAAGACAAAAAACATGGCTAAACTTATAAAAACGCTTCTGGCATTTCCCCTTTTTCTACTCCTGTGCCTCCCCTTCGCCCACGCCCAATACGCCACCGAAATGACGGTTGCCCTGGACGGGAGCGGAGATTTCACGAGCATACAAGCTGCCATCGACGCCACCAAGGCGTTTCCCGACAAGCCAATCACCATCTTCATCAAAAACGGCGTGTACCGGGAAAAGGTAAAGGTATACGCCTGGAATACCCACCTTACTTTAAAGGGGGAAGAAAAGGAAAAAACCATCATTGCCTACGACGACCACTTCGACAAGATCAACCGGGGGCGCAACAGCACTTTCCACACCCCCACGTTGCTGGTGCAGGGCAATGACTTTAAAGCTGAGAACCTCACAGTCGAGAACACGGCCGGCCCGGTAGGACAGGCCGTCGCCCTGGCCGTGGAAGCGGATCGCTGTGCCTTTATCAATTGCGGCATCAAAGGGCACCAGGACACCTTGTATGCAGCCGGCGAAGGCGGCCGGCAGTACTTCCGGGATTGCTACATTGAGGGTACTACCGATTTTATTTTCGGCGCTGCCACCGCCTTTTTTGAAGCATGCACGATTCATTCCAAGGCCGATTCTTACATCACCGCCGCCTCTACGCCGGAAGGCATTGATGATGGTTTTGTGTTCCGGCATTGCACCCTCACTGCCGATGAAGGGGTGAAAAAGGTTTACCTCGGCCGCCCCTGGCGGTCCTATGCCAAAACGGTGTTCCTGGAATGCGAAATGGGCAGCCACATCGTACCTGAAGGCTGGCAGAAGTGGAACGCCCCGGAGGATGGGCACACCACCTTTTACGCTGAATACCGGTCGCAAGGGCCGGGCGCAGCGCCGGGGAAGCGGGTGAGTTGGTCGCACCAGCTCAGCCGGAAAGAAGCCAGGCAATATACCCTTCAGAAGGTTTTGAGGGGTTGGAGCCCTGAGTAGCCAGGCTGATTTGCTTATTTACAGCCAGGGCAATTGCATTGAGAATGACCCCCAAATACTACTTTGTTAACTTAAAATCTCGCATGGCTGAATGGCCTGGAGCGCGGGCCTCCAGGCCCGCGAAAACCTGCTTTAAGCAGGATTTTAGTATGACATTGCCTCTTTATGGGCTGCCCAAGGCAGCCCTCGCGGGCCTGGAGGCCCGCGCTCCTGTTAAGTTAACAAAGTAGTACTAAAGAACAATCATGAAAAAACAAATAGTCCAATTCTTCATCAACTTATTTATCGCATGCCTGGTGGCACTACCTGCCGGAACCGCCTTGGGGCAAGCCCCTGCCAACAACGACGAGGCGGGCGCCAAGCATCGCTGGAGCGAGTCGCTGCTTAAACAAAAGCCGGAATGGTACGCCACCGCTGAGGCGCGCGAAATTGCGGACAACGT
Coding sequences:
- a CDS encoding pectin esterase encodes the protein MAKLIKTLLAFPLFLLLCLPFAHAQYATEMTVALDGSGDFTSIQAAIDATKAFPDKPITIFIKNGVYREKVKVYAWNTHLTLKGEEKEKTIIAYDDHFDKINRGRNSTFHTPTLLVQGNDFKAENLTVENTAGPVGQAVALAVEADRCAFINCGIKGHQDTLYAAGEGGRQYFRDCYIEGTTDFIFGAATAFFEACTIHSKADSYITAASTPEGIDDGFVFRHCTLTADEGVKKVYLGRPWRSYAKTVFLECEMGSHIVPEGWQKWNAPEDGHTTFYAEYRSQGPGAAPGKRVSWSHQLSRKEARQYTLQKVLRGWSPE